Below is a window of Acidaminococcales bacterium DNA.
CTTACGTTCCTGCATTCGTTATATTCCTTGCCGTAGCTGTCCCACGGCACGTACAGCTTTCTTGCCGCTTCCGGCGAGGGCTTCGCCGGGGTTTCCTCAAGGATGTCGCCGGCAAATTCTTCCAATATCCTCGGCCTCTGCCTTGTCGCTTTTAGCATGTCCATCGCCCCTTCTTTTCTTTTGGTTGCGCCCCCCTTGTCCCCATCCGCGGCTCCAAGTTCCGCCGGGCTTCTTCCGGCGCGAAACCGCCCAGCTTGCAATGCCCGGCTTTCCACCAGGCGCAGGAAAGGCAGGTCTTTTTGAGCGGCGCCCTGCCTTCCGGCGGCGCGTACCGGGGGCAGGTTGCGGCAAGGCGTATGTCGTGCGGCTCTTTTTTCGTCGCCATCGCTTAGTGCAAAGCCCCCGCCGCTTCTTCGTCCTCGTCCGCTTCCGGCGGGAAAAGGCTTGCTTGCAGCCGCTCGCCCTGTATGTAAAGCTCCGCCTCGTGGCAGACTGCGTTCATTTTCGTTTCAAGCGCGCTGCCGATTGGGGCTTCCGTAAGCGGCGTGTTGAGGTTGAGCGGCGCGTCCGAATTGTAAAGCTCCATTTGCGCCGTGATGACAACTTTTGTGCCGCCTTCCCCGCGCTTTATTGTCAGCCCGGACACTTTGATTCGCGCCGCGTAATCGCCCGGCAGTTCGCAGATCTCCGCCGTATCCTCCGCCAACGCTTGCAGCGCGGCCAAAAAGGGCGGCGCCGGAGGCTCGGGGCACTTCAGCGTCAACCAAGCCAAAGCGGCTGACTCGCCCTTTCTTGGAAGTCTTGGAATGAAGTCGGCGTACTCTATGTAAACGCCCTCTTTGTTGTGCTTAACTTTGCTTATGGTTATCATGTTTTTCCCCTTTCTTTCACGCCACGAAAGCCGGCTTGCCGGGCTTACTGCCCAAACAGCGGCGCGTCCCCTTTCCCGTCCGCCGCGTTTTCCTCCCCGTCCAACATCTCGCCGGTTTCCATGTCCACCGCCGGCGGTTCCGCTTCGGGCTCGCCGGCCAACAAATTCAAGTCGTCCTCGCTTGCGACCCGCACGACCTTTTCGTCGGATGCGGCCGCCGCCATGAACTCCGTGTTGAGCGGCGCGTATTTCAACGCCTTTTTTATGACCGTTTTCTTCGCCATCTCGTCAAAAAGGTCCGGGTCCGCCCACGGCGTCTTTTTGCCCATCTTGACCGGGAAGCTGAACCTTTCGCTGTGGTTTTTTACGTCTTCGACGCTCATCACCTCGAAACCGTACCCGCCGTTTTTCAGGCGGAAAACCGCATAATAGCAACGGGGCTTTCCCCTGTCCGCCTCCGCCGGCACGTGCCTGAGGATCGGCTCAAGCCCAAGCTCGTATTCAAAAACGTCGTTCTCGTACACGCAATGCGCCTGCACCGACTGCATTTCCCCGCCCCGGTACGCCAGAGCCAGCAGCCCTTTGTATCCCACTTGGAATTGGCACTCGACAATCTTTTTCGCGCCGTTCCTGAAAGGGATAAGGTACGCCTGCCCCAATGGAGTGTTGGGCTCCAACCCGAGCTGCGCCGCCTGCATGAGCGCCCCCAGGAAACTTTTCGGCTCGCACTCCATGAGCTGCGGCGTGGACGACAGGGCCGTGAGCGCTATCCGCGCGAACCGTTCCGGCGTTATGACTTTGGGCAGCGCCTTCGCTATCTGCGGCAGCATCCTTTCCACCAAGTCCTTCAAGGTCTGCTTCTTTGCCTCGCCCTGCCCGGCGGCCGCCGCCCGTTCGATTGTCCCTTGCTGGTTCACCTTGCTTGCCATTTCAGCCCATCTCCTTGACAGTAAATTTCCTGTAGCTCGTTTCTTTCAAAAATTCCCGGTACACGTCGGGCCGCCCGTCCTTCAGGCGCTTTTCGTCGACGCCCTTGCGGGAGGCGTTTTTCCACTCCACCACGTACCCTTGCGCCACGCCCGTCTCGCCCTCTTTCAATTCGGCCTTCAAAACGTTCTCCAGCCGCGCCTTTTCCGCCTCAAGCCCTTTGATGTCCGCCTTTACGTCCAGCAGCCGCCTTATCTCCTTTTCCTTCGCGCAAAGGTTGACGGCCGCGCCGGGGCTTGAATTGGGGTAGAGCTTGCTTAGGGCTTCGCCCGCGCGCGGCGTGCCGTCCGGCTCCGGCGGGACGCCTTTGAGCACGTGGTTTTCCCAAAAGGCCGCCTCCGCATTTAAAAGGGCGGCGGCGTCCGCTTCGTGCCAGTCCATTTCAAGGACATGGAAGCCCTTGTTTAGCACCAGGACTGCCAAGTACCACTTGGGGAAGCCGGTGACGAGCATGTAGTGCAGGCATTGCGCGTAATACTGCGGCGGCACGTCCCCGCCCTCGAAGTCCGTCCTGTTGTAGACGCTGGTGGTCTTGCATTCAAGGCCCGCCCGCTCGCCGACTACCAGCCTGTCCACGTTGGCGATCAAAAAATCGCGCTCCGGGTGCGCCAGCACGTAGTTTTCCCGGCGCACTTTTTTGCCCGTGCTCTCCATGAAGCGCCGGGCAACGTAGCCCTCGAAGTCCCGCCCCTGCCGCATGGCTTCCGTGTCTTCCTTTTCCGGCAGCAGCCCCATCTTGTCGCAATACACTTGAAAAGGCGAAACGTACGGGTTGAGCCCGACGATGGCCGCCGCGTCCGAGCCGCCGATCCCGCGCCGCCTCGATTCCAGCCAGGCGGGGCGCGAAATGGCGCCCGTTTTTGCCAGGCGTAGCGCGCCCATGCTCATCTTTCAAACGCCTCCTCGAACTTGCCGCCCAAAAAGTCGGCCAAGTCTTCCTTTGACAGCTTGTTGAAGCAATCCATGCACAGGTACGACGTCGCCGCGTGGAAACGGCTGTCCCGCAATATCCGGTCGCCTTCGTATATTTCCTTTTCGCAAACTTCGCAGCGCCCCGCCAGCCCCAAGGCCAGCGCCAAATTGCCGTTGGCTACGTCCATTCCGCCGCCCCTCCCCTTTCTTCAAGCAAAAGCCCGTAAAGCGCAAGCATGTCTCCAATGTCGACTACTTCCCGAGCCCACTTGCGCCCCGGCGAGTTGTTCAAGTCCGCGTCGCACAAATGGGCGATGAACTTTTCGGCCGCGTCCATGCTGTCCCGCCTCCTTTTTGAAAACTTGTTTGTTGTGCCATCGTTTTGCGCTCCTTTTTTTTCGTTCGCGGCTTCGATTTTTGCCAATGCCCGTTTTTCCCAATAGTTGCGGCGGTGTTGCGCTGTCTTTTCCTTGTTGGCCGCTCGCCATGCCCTGAAATATTCTTTGCGCTCAATTGCAGCTAATTCCTCAACAGTAAAGTCTTTCATTGGATCGCCTCGTCGGGAACACGGGCGACCCGCGCCTGCCGCCGCCTTCATAGCCTTTCGCGAGGGTGCTTGCCATCCACCCCGCGCACCTGATCCGGGTCGTGCTTCAGCTCCCATTCCAGCTTCAGCCAGGGCGCAAGCTCGATGAACTGCGCCATTTCCCGGCTGTCTTCGTAAAGCCGGTCATATTCCGCGTTCGTCCTCTCCAACAGGGCGTTCGCCTTGGCAAGCGCCGCCTCCATCGCCTCCACTTCCCGCGCCTTGCCGTGCCAGGCCGCGAGGGCGATCATGAGTGCAATCAGCAGCAGGATGATTGCGCGCCCGTCCTGCCGCAGGGCTTTGGGCGCGACCCTCGTGCGCCAATTGAGGCGCGGGGCGCTGCGGACTTCGCCGTTTGCCGCTTTCATCTGCCGCCGCCCTTTCCGGGCGCGCCGCTTTGCGCGGGATCCCTTGTCCCTTCCAGCGACCCGGCGGGGAACTCGAACTCAAGGTCGCGCGGCAGGGACGAAAAGGCGGCCGACCTGATCCGCCTCTGCGGGCCGAACGCCCTCCCCTCGCTGCCATGTGCTTCCACTATGCGGCAGGCCGACAGGTCGCCCCTGATTTCGACGTAGTAGCGGCGGCCGTTCACGAGCGGCAAGTTGAAGAAAACGGCGCAGCCCTTCGCGGGGAATATGCGGCAAAGCCGGCGGCCGGCGGCGTGCTTGGCGAGCGCCTTGCCGCCCTCCTTGCCGTAGGCTTCCCAGCGCGCGCCAGGGCCGGGCGGCTCGGCGCCCTCCGTTTTTGGCCGGCTCCGCGGCAGGCCGGTCTCGTCGGTCACCCCGGACAGGAAGGCGCCCACCTCGCCGTCGGCGCGCGCCGCCCGGCGCGGGGGCTTTATGTTATCGTTCATTGCGCTTGCCCCCTTTTGCCTTTCCAATGCCCCTTGCAGTTTTTCCCGTTCCATGCTATACTCTCCTTAGCTCAAATGTTTTCTTTGGCCGCCGCCTGCTCGCTACAGGCGGCGTTCGCTTTTTGCGCGCCCAGGAACCCGACGATCGCCCCCGCCACGTCCAGCAGTTCCTTCACGTGGCCGGCGGCGGACTTCGCCGCGCGCCCGCAAGCCCCGTCCATGAGCCCCGCCAGCGCGGCCGGCAGGTCGCTCGCTTCCCGGCAAACGCCTATGATGGCCGCGTCCTCGCTTTCCGGCATTTTCGGGGCTTTGAAAACGTCCCGGAAAACAAGGTTGCTTTCCGCCAAATGCCGCACTTTCAGCCCCGGCGCGCGGTACAGCCGCGCCATTGCCAGCGCCATGCCGTCGGGCGGCGTTTGCCCCGTTTCGTAGTAAGCCAAGAGCCTTTCGCTCACCGACAGCCTCGCGGCCGCCGCGACCCGCGTCAGACCTGCACGCTCCCTGCAGCTTCGGTAAATGTTTTCGCGCCGTTTCTGCATGTCCTTTCCCTCCTTTCTTGATATGCTTTGCCCAAGAGCCGCGCCACGCGTTCTTTCGCGCTGCCCCCTTTGGGCGCGGCGTTCCGGCGCCCCTTTTCTTCCTGCAGGCGGGCCGATTCCAAGTGCTTATTGCGAATGGCCGCCAACGCATCCTCCTTTGAAAAGCAGTACCGCCGGCCGCTGCGCTCGTTGGGGATTTCGCCTTCCGCCAGCATCCTTTTGACCATGCGCAACGGGTAGCCGGTGTCCTCGGCGAACTGTCGGGCGTTCACAAACATGGTGGGCCTCCTTTCATACGGCCTTCTCGTCCAGAAGCTCCGACACCGACACGTGGAGCGCGGCGGCGAGCTTCTCTAACGTGGCCAAGGTCGGGGATTTTACCCCGTTTTCCAAAAGGGCGATGTAAGTGGCCGAAAGCCCGGACACCTCGGCCAACCGGGATTTTGTCATGCATCTGCTTTCGCGAAGGGCTTCAAGCCTTCGCAAAGTCCCTTGTCTCACGGTTCATCACCTCTTTTAGTTTTATTATAAACTATAGTCAATAAATTGTCAACTATAGTCCATGTACTATTAAAAAAATATATTGTAAAATTAAACTATAGTTGCGGGGCAAAGGCGTTGTTATGGAAATCGCTTCAAAACTCAAAGAACTTCGGGAAAAACAGCATATTTCCAAATACAAACTTGCGGAGATAACGGAACTTTCGCCCACCTACATTTACAAGCTGGAAGCCGGCAAGAGCCAGCCAACGATTGATACGCTGGAACGGATTTTAAAGGGCTTGAACTCTTCCTTGGTAGATTTTTTGCTTAGCTTTTCTTCCGCCGATGGATTGCCGGAGCTTTCCCCCGACGAAAGGAAGCTGCTGGACGCTTACAAGTCCCTTGCCCCCGACAAGAAGCCTGTCGCCATTGCCGCCGTCGCGGCCATGAAGGGATAGCGTTTCATGCCGGCTTTCGCAACTCGTTCGCAATTAGCATTAAGATAAGGCCATTCTTTGTAACTCCCAATTTTCGCACATGCTCCGTTAGCTGTTTGTTTGTATCGGCGGGAATTCTTACCGAAACAAGTTCCTTATAATTTTGTTACTTTTATCGGCGGAGTTTTAATTAATGGCAACTGACAAAAGACAATTCACTTTAAGAGTGCAGGACGACACTTTTAAAAAAATCAGTTACATAGCCCAGCATGAACATCGGTCAATTGCCATGCAGATTGAGCATATTCTTCTGGATTTCATCGCCGAATTTGAGAAGCGGCATGGGGACATAAAATTTTGAAATGCTCGCCGCGATTTGACTGCGCCTGGAGTGTTCTCCGGCTGCCTGCTTGGCCTTAAAGGCGGGCCACGAGAGGAAGCGCCGGGCGCTCACAGGGCGCTTGCCCCCGGCAAGAAGCCCGCCTTGCTCAATTTGGCGAAAACGATTAGCAACTGAATGAGGACTTTGCAATGGAAACCGTCGCAGTGCTCGAAATAATAAAATTGGCTCTTCTATTTCTGAACAACTACGGGATTGCGGCATTATCATTAGCGGTACTCGTGTTTTTTGCATATATTTATGGATACAAGCACTCAAAATTAGCTGAACTTAATAAATATTATTTGGATAAAATTACGAACTTGACTGAAAAGCTCGAAACTACGCGCAATTCTTATGACCGAGTTGTTGATGAACTTGATGCCGAAAAGCAACACACGGCTTTTTTCAAGGTTTTTGTAAGTCAAAGACTTGCGGAATATTTGGCAGATCAAGGAAACAAGCAACGAGAAGCAAAAATCCAATCAGAAACACAAGAATAATAGTCGCGAAAAAATAACACACCATAAGATTTACCGTATATTTTAAATCCGACATTTTTTCTTCTCTGTTTGAAAGTTTAACTGCAAAAAACAGAAGCAGAAAATTAGCGGAAATTTTCAAAATGCTTTCCATTGAGTTTCTCCGTACAGAATTTTATTGAGGTGCGTTTAATGTTCAAAGTGGCACAAATACTTGACGAGTTTTCAATCATAATAAATGCCGGCTTTACGCAAGGCATTGAAAAAGGAGACGTTTTTCAGGTCTATGCCCCCGGCACATCTGTAAAAAGCCCTGATGGTCTTAGCTCCATCCAATGGGATAACGTAAAGGCGGAAGTAGTAGCTGTAGAAGTACAGGAACGCCTTGCCATGTGCAAGAACCGAGATACTTATTGCAAAAGGAAAATAGATGCTACAGAAGCATTGGAAACATTAAAAGAACCTTTGGCGGTAATTCTGGGGCTTCTATCGCCGGAATTTTCGCATCGGCCTTTAAAAATTGACCCTTCCCAAGCCACGCCTATAGAATTTTCTGACAAGACTATACGAGTTGGCGACAATGTGAGAAAAATTGTTAACCCAATAGAAGACGCTAAAAAGAAACATCAACTCGGGAAAATAGCTATGGGCGATTAATTGCTTCGCAGACAGCCATCTTTTCGGCCACGTCAATGACTTTTGCCAATCGCACGAACTGGCGCACGGTTCCCAAAAAATTTTTCGCAACCGGGTCAAAATCAAGTTCGGGGAAATCAAGGACTTCAAGCAACTCCCCAGGCACAAGTTTTTTATCCTTCCCTGCGTCGATCACGAACGTCCTGCTGTTTAGCTTGCGTATTATCTTATGTGGTTCGCCCATTTTTTACGCCCCCCGACTGTTGCAGCAGCCAGTCAATACTTGGCGCGCCGAGCAGCGTTTTGAGCTTTTCCCATACTTTTATGCTGCCTCTGGACGTGCCCGACTCTAAGCCTTGATATTGCCGTTCCGTTATGCCCACAATCTCCGCTATTCCTTTTTGCGTATATTCTGCTTTACTGCGGGCATTGACTAAATTTTCCCTTTTCATTGACTATCTCCCCTTGGCGTACACGAAAATAGTTTTCATATTATTTGCATTATACACGAAAATAATTTACGTGTAAATAGTTTTTGGAAAATTTTTTAGAGGTGTCGTTGTGGCAACTTTCGGCGAAAGATTGAAACAGTTACGGGCGGAAAAAAAGCTTACACAAAAATCCTTTGCTGCCACAATGAAGATAACCGAGCGCGCGTATCAAAATTATGAAATAGGCGCATCTACCCCACATTACGAAGTATTGATGTTTCTCGCGGACTACTTCGGCGTGTCACTCGACTACCTCGTCGGCCGGAGCGACGACCCGGAAATGAGGTGAACGCAATGACAGAAGTCGAAAAAATTAAATTCCTGAAAAAGATACAGGCAAAGAAACAACTGTCGCGCTTGCAGATAGGGGAAATGTTCGGCGACAATAGCGCCCGTATTATACAATGCCTCATCGGAAACGGCCTCATTAAGTTCCTTTCGGAGCCTTCTTATAAAAGCGGCTGCTTAATTGAGCAAGAAAGCGACCTGTTCGCCATTTCCAATAGAGGGATAGACGCCATAGCCGACTACAAAGAACGCCTTGCCCCGATAAAATATGCCAAATGGAACAATTTCAGAAGTTGGATGACAATTGTAATTTCGCTTATTGCCTTGGCTAAATCTTATGAACAAGAAATTATTTTGCTATTTCGTGAAGCAAAACAATTAATGAAATGACAATTGCAATGCAGTTGAGGATATCGCACTTTTTATATTCTTGGATTAACTTTTTGTTCCGCTCCTTATCTTCGCCAGTCATTTCTCACCCATCCCCCGCCCGCGCCTCGCCGAAAAGCTCCTCGACCGAAACGCCGAACAGCTTTGCCAGCTTGCGCCATACGTCTATGCTGCCATTTGAGCTTCCGGCTTCTAAAGTGCGATAGTGTCTTTCTGTTATGCGCATCAATGTAGCCATATTCTTTTGGGTATATCCGGCAGATTTACGAGCGCTTATCAGGTTTTCCCTGCGCATTGGTTTCATACTTCTTTAATCCCCCTTGCGCAATCGGATATTATATATCCTGTTATATTTTATAATACCGGATATTATATATCCTGTCAATGAAAATTATAAAAATTTTTTTGGGTGTGAAATGTCGGTGTTTTCCGAGCGATTGAGGCTTTTAAGAAGTGAAAAGAAATCACTACAAAGAGAGATGGCAGAAATCTTAAAAGTTACAGAACGCCATTATCGGCTTTGTGAAGCTGGCAAGGTTGACATGCCAACATCTAAGCTCATCGCCCTGGCGGACTACTTCGGCGTGTCGCTCGACTACCTCGTCGGCCGGAGCGACGACCCGGAAATGAGGTGAACCCCCTCGCCCCCCCGCCTCGCCGAAAAGCTCCTCGACCGTCGCGCCGAAAACTTCCGCCAGGCGGATTGCTACGTTGGCCGGGGGGACGCGCGCGCCGCTTTCATAGTAGCAATAACTCCGCAACGCAATCCCAACCTTGGACGAAACATCTTGTCGGCGCAATCCGGCCTTTGCCCGTAAATCTTTTAAACTTCCCTGCATTTGCTTGCCCCGCCTTTACATGCCGCTTTGTGCGTGTTTGGGTATATGTTAACATGCCGCTTTGTGCATGTCAATGATTATTTTAAATTTCCTGGTGTGAAATGGCAAATCTTTCCGAAAGGCTATTGCAATTGAAAAAAGAACGCGGCTTGTTGCAGAAAAACATTGCGAACGGCCTTGGGCTTGCTTTGCGCACCTACCAATATTACGAATCCGGGGAACGCAAGCCCGATAGCGGCGCCATCGTTGCCATGTGCCGCTACTTCGGCGTTTCCGCCGACTACCTTTTGGGGCTGAAGGACGAGCCGGAAAGAAGGTAGCGTTGGGGCAGGAAATATTGCAATGTTATCTTGAAAGGGGGTTGCCCGCATGGGAAACAAATTATCAAAAATAGCCCGGCAAGCTGCGGCCGTGCGCGCCGATGCCAACTTGCGCCACTTCCCAAGCCCCAAAGACATCGAAACAGTCAATGAAAACGCAAAATCCATGTGGCCAGCGCAACTGGCAACCATTGAACCAGAAAGGGACGACGATACATGGCGTTCAAGCGCGGCGAGATCTATTACGTCAACTTTCCATATACCTTCGACGTAAACTATCCCAAAGGCAAGAAAAAATTCGTTGCGGTGCTTCAAGAGGGAGCCATTTTCAACGAGTACGACGCGGTTACCGTTCTGCTCATAACGTCCGACGAAGAAAGCAAGGACTTTGAAACAAATGTGACAATAGAAGCGGGAACTACCAAGCTGTCAAAAGATTCCTATGTTATATGCGCCCAACCGTATACCATACTGAAATCGCTTTTCAAGGCAAACGATGTCTGGTGTGCGGGGCAACTTTCCAAAGAAAAACTTGACGAAGTCGACGCCAAGCTATACATAGGTTTGTGCATGGGGCTGCAGGACGAAGGCAATTAGCTGTCAAGGGCCGCTGCCCCCGCCCGCAGCAGCTCCGAGTGCGGCTTGCCGAACAGGGCTTCCAGCTTGCACAAAATTTCGTAGGAAGGCTTGCGCTTGCCCGTTTCGATGTTGGAATAAGCAGCTTTCGTTATGCCGATTTTTCTGGCAACGAACTCTTGCGTCCATATTTTTCTTTTTCGTTCCCTTGCTAACTCTTTCATCTGTCACAATCCTTTATTTTCTTAACGACAACTTATATTATAATTTTAGTTTTCATTAAGACAACCGTCAAGGGGTTTTATGAAAAAATTTATTTTTGATTGCAATTTGTTTGCCGAGAGGTTAAAGACGCTAAGAATAAAAAACCAATTGACTTTGGAGCAATTGGGGATTGACTTCGGTTCCTCAAAAGGGACTTTTGCGAATCTCGAAAGCATGAAAAGAAAACCGAGCTTTGAAGTGCTTATCGCTCTTGCGAACTATTTCAATGTGTCCCTTGATTACCTCGTCGGCCGTTCCGACGAGCCTTTCACGCCGGCTTGCGATTTGGAGCGGGAAATAAAAAAACGCTACGGCGACGCCGCAGCGGAAATGTTGCACTTGTTTGCAAAGCTAAGCAATGACTCAAAACACCGCGCCATCGGAAGGTTGCAAGAGGCTATGGACGCAGCCGAAAAAAATTTCGCCGCAACTCCGCCCGGCAAGGACGCGAAAAAGACAGGGTAATGTCGCGACCATTTGCGAGTTTCCGCTTGATGGATTGAATTAAGCAATATGGCAAAGGGCGTGGCCGCATGGGATTTGAGGGCGCAGTAAAAGAAGAAAACGATAAAATCCTTGTTGCTTCACCAATGCAAGCAAATGCAAAACAATTAAGCATGTTTTCGCAAAAACTTCTTTTGCATCCTGACCTTGTTTGAGGTAAAATTTTTATGGGAATTGCTGATATATTACAATCATTGCTTGCCGAGAAAAAAACGAATATTAACGAGTTTGCAAAAAAAGCAGAAATTAAATCCAGCACTTTATATAGCATAGACTTCAAAACGAAAGAACGGCAAACGCAGTTGACGCTGTTTTGAATAATAAATAAGGAATATAAAGAAAAATGCTTGCAGAGAAAAAATTCATTACCATTCCAGACGGGAAAATTTGCGACTATATTGATGGCAAATTTCGCAATGATACCCCGGAAGAATATGTTCGGCAGACTATTGAGAAACGTCTTATTAAAGAACATAAATATTTGCCGTCCCAAATCAAAATTGAACACCCGCTAAAATTGGGTTCGCGAAAACCAAGAGCCGATGTTGTTCTTTTTGACAAATCGTGCGCCAATTATGAGCAGGAAAATATCCGTATCATAATTGAGTGCAAAAAAGAAACCGTGGACATCCGTCATGCCAAGGAAGGCATTCGTCAACTAAAGTCCTATATGTCAGCTTGCGCGAATTGTGAATGGGGCATGTGGACAAACGGCAAGCAAAAAGAGGTTTTAAGAAAATTCATAAACGATCAAGGCCAAATTGATTACATGGATTATAATGACATTCCATCGGCTGATGGAAGCCTTGACGACATAGACAGGCCAAAGCGGAACACGCTTAAAAACGCATCCGGGCATAACCTTTTGTTTGTTTTTAAGACCTGTCATGACTATATCTACGCAAACGATGGGCATCAAAAACAACATGCGTTTTTTGAATTTTTAAAGATAATATTTTGCAAAATTGAAGATGAACGGAATATCCCTGCGCCACTTGAATTTTATGCGACTTCAAAAGAGCGGAGGAGCTTGGACGGGCAACTTACGGTAACAAAGCGCATCGCAAAAATTTTTGCCGCCGTTAAGAAAAAATACAGAAAAATTTTTGAAGCCAACGAAGAAATTTTACTTAGTCCGCGTAGCTTGGCCTACATAACCAGCGAATTGCAAAAGTACAGCCTGCTTAATACAAATGTTGACATCAAGGGCAAAGCCTACGAAGAAATAGTGGGGTCTAACCTTCGTGGGAATAGAGGGGAATTCTTCACACCGCGCAACATAGTGAAAATGGTTGTTGAAATGATCAATCCCAAACTTAATGAACGGGTGTTGGATAGTTCGTGTGGAACAGGCGGGTTTCTTGTAAGCGCTATGGCGCATGTAATTGCTGAACTTGAAGCGCAATTTTCCAAAAGTATTGACAAATCGCGAAATGAATGGAACGATTATGAAAAAAAGAACTTTCTGGATAGGGTTTCGGAAATTGCCAGCCGCAATTTCTTCGGGTTTGACATTAGCCCTGAACTTGTGAAAGCCGCAAAAATGAATATGGTTATGAACAATGACGGCAGCGGCAATATTTTGCAGACTAATTCTTTGTTGATGCCGCATGAATGGGCAGATGACTTCAAACAAAAACTGTCTGATGCGCTCGGCATTGATAAGTCGAACATCCGCAATCAAAATACTATCGGTTTTTTTGACGTTATTGTTACAAACCCGCCGTTCGGGAGCAAAATACCGATTAAAGACGAAAACATTTTAAAACAATTTGACCTTGCGCATATTTGGGAAGATAAAGGCAAAACAGGCAATTGGGTCATGACGAAGCGTTTTCAA
It encodes the following:
- a CDS encoding recombinase RecT, with translation MASKVNQQGTIERAAAAGQGEAKKQTLKDLVERMLPQIAKALPKVITPERFARIALTALSSTPQLMECEPKSFLGALMQAAQLGLEPNTPLGQAYLIPFRNGAKKIVECQFQVGYKGLLALAYRGGEMQSVQAHCVYENDVFEYELGLEPILRHVPAEADRGKPRCYYAVFRLKNGGYGFEVMSVEDVKNHSERFSFPVKMGKKTPWADPDLFDEMAKKTVIKKALKYAPLNTEFMAAAASDEKVVRVASEDDLNLLAGEPEAEPPAVDMETGEMLDGEENAADGKGDAPLFGQ
- a CDS encoding YqaJ viral recombinase family protein, with translation MSMGALRLAKTGAISRPAWLESRRRGIGGSDAAAIVGLNPYVSPFQVYCDKMGLLPEKEDTEAMRQGRDFEGYVARRFMESTGKKVRRENYVLAHPERDFLIANVDRLVVGERAGLECKTTSVYNRTDFEGGDVPPQYYAQCLHYMLVTGFPKWYLAVLVLNKGFHVLEMDWHEADAAALLNAEAAFWENHVLKGVPPEPDGTPRAGEALSKLYPNSSPGAAVNLCAKEKEIRRLLDVKADIKGLEAEKARLENVLKAELKEGETGVAQGYVVEWKNASRKGVDEKRLKDGRPDVYREFLKETSYRKFTVKEMG
- a CDS encoding helix-turn-helix domain-containing protein, which gives rise to MQKRRENIYRSCRERAGLTRVAAAARLSVSERLLAYYETGQTPPDGMALAMARLYRAPGLKVRHLAESNLVFRDVFKAPKMPESEDAAIIGVCREASDLPAALAGLMDGACGRAAKSAAGHVKELLDVAGAIVGFLGAQKANAACSEQAAAKENI
- a CDS encoding helix-turn-helix domain-containing protein — its product is MRQGTLRRLEALRESRCMTKSRLAEVSGLSATYIALLENGVKSPTLATLEKLAAALHVSVSELLDEKAV
- a CDS encoding helix-turn-helix domain-containing protein, with amino-acid sequence MEIASKLKELREKQHISKYKLAEITELSPTYIYKLEAGKSQPTIDTLERILKGLNSSLVDFLLSFSSADGLPELSPDERKLLDAYKSLAPDKKPVAIAAVAAMKG
- a CDS encoding helix-turn-helix domain-containing protein encodes the protein MKRENLVNARSKAEYTQKGIAEIVGITERQYQGLESGTSRGSIKVWEKLKTLLGAPSIDWLLQQSGGVKNGRTT
- a CDS encoding helix-turn-helix domain-containing protein, which produces MATFGERLKQLRAEKKLTQKSFAATMKITERAYQNYEIGASTPHYEVLMFLADYFGVSLDYLVGRSDDPEMR
- a CDS encoding helix-turn-helix domain-containing protein translates to MKPMRRENLISARKSAGYTQKNMATLMRITERHYRTLEAGSSNGSIDVWRKLAKLFGVSVEELFGEARAGDG
- a CDS encoding helix-turn-helix domain-containing protein, giving the protein MSVFSERLRLLRSEKKSLQREMAEILKVTERHYRLCEAGKVDMPTSKLIALADYFGVSLDYLVGRSDDPEMR
- a CDS encoding helix-turn-helix domain-containing protein; translated protein: MANLSERLLQLKKERGLLQKNIANGLGLALRTYQYYESGERKPDSGAIVAMCRYFGVSADYLLGLKDEPERR
- a CDS encoding type II toxin-antitoxin system PemK/MazF family toxin, translated to MAFKRGEIYYVNFPYTFDVNYPKGKKKFVAVLQEGAIFNEYDAVTVLLITSDEESKDFETNVTIEAGTTKLSKDSYVICAQPYTILKSLFKANDVWCAGQLSKEKLDEVDAKLYIGLCMGLQDEGN
- a CDS encoding helix-turn-helix domain-containing protein, yielding MKELARERKRKIWTQEFVARKIGITKAAYSNIETGKRKPSYEILCKLEALFGKPHSELLRAGAAALDS
- a CDS encoding helix-turn-helix domain-containing protein, with product MKKFIFDCNLFAERLKTLRIKNQLTLEQLGIDFGSSKGTFANLESMKRKPSFEVLIALANYFNVSLDYLVGRSDEPFTPACDLEREIKKRYGDAAAEMLHLFAKLSNDSKHRAIGRLQEAMDAAEKNFAATPPGKDAKKTG
- a CDS encoding N-6 DNA methylase, with amino-acid sequence MLAEKKFITIPDGKICDYIDGKFRNDTPEEYVRQTIEKRLIKEHKYLPSQIKIEHPLKLGSRKPRADVVLFDKSCANYEQENIRIIIECKKETVDIRHAKEGIRQLKSYMSACANCEWGMWTNGKQKEVLRKFINDQGQIDYMDYNDIPSADGSLDDIDRPKRNTLKNASGHNLLFVFKTCHDYIYANDGHQKQHAFFEFLKIIFCKIEDERNIPAPLEFYATSKERRSLDGQLTVTKRIAKIFAAVKKKYRKIFEANEEILLSPRSLAYITSELQKYSLLNTNVDIKGKAYEEIVGSNLRGNRGEFFTPRNIVKMVVEMINPKLNERVLDSSCGTGGFLVSAMAHVIAELEAQFSKSIDKSRNEWNDYEKKNFLDRVSEIASRNFFGFDISPELVKAAKMNMVMNNDGSGNILQTNSLLMPHEWADDFKQKLSDALGIDKSNIRNQNTIGFFDVIVTNPPFGSKIPIKDENILKQFDLAHIWEDKGKTGNWVMTKRFQSKVPPEILFIERCVQLLKPGGRLGIVLPDSILGAPGLGYIREWLIRNTIIIASLDLHADTFQPHNGTQTSILLLKKKTKEQMDEEEKTGNMADYNIFMAMVEKIGHDKRGNPVFKRDKYGNEILVPETGEVLVLGNTADGNRTVSTQQKTKLEDDQTPEIPKIFRKWMSTEGIAW